CCGCGTGCTGGCGCTGGCCGACCGGCTGCGCGAAGCGGCGCACGGGCTGCGCGGCGTGTCGCGTGCCGAGCTCGCGGCCGCGCTCGTCGACCTGCAGGTCGATGCGATCGCCGCCGACGCCGCGCCGTGGAGCGCGTTCTTCGCGCTGGAGCGGCAGGTGTCGCCGCTCGGCGCGTACCGCCGCCATTACGACGCGTATGTCGCGCTGTGGCGCGACGCGCTTGCGCAATGCAGCGATCCGCCGCCCGCCGCGCGGCTCGACGGGATCGCGCGGATGGCGCATGCGGTCTGCTACGGCGGCGTGTCGCAGGCGCTGCTCACGCTCGGGCCCGTGCTCGACTTCGCCGCGTTGCGCGGCGAGTTGCGGGCCGTGCTGGATGCCTATCTGGCGGCCGCGGGCGCGTGACGCGCGGCGTGGCCGTGCGTCCGGGCAGCCCGCGCAAGCCGGCCGTGCGTGTGAGCCGGCTGCGGCGGAAATTCCTGAAGTGCATGCATTGCCGGCCAGACGGCCGTGGCATTGAGCCCTGTGCATGACTCGTCATGAGAAAAATGCATGGCCGCCATGACGAACTTTCGATTGTCCACGCTTATTGACTCGGGCTAAATCATGCGTCGAGAGCCGGGCCGCACGCGTCGCGCGGGCCGGCGCGA
The sequence above is a segment of the Burkholderia diffusa genome. Coding sequences within it:
- a CDS encoding TetR/AcrR family transcriptional regulator — protein: MLPRHVQVPAPPGQPAAQPAPALRRRPRQSRAQATSEALQQAFVQLLLERGYAKATIREIAAVAGVSVGTFYEYFGDKQSLAALCIHRRVLALADRLREAAHGLRGVSRAELAAALVDLQVDAIAADAAPWSAFFALERQVSPLGAYRRHYDAYVALWRDALAQCSDPPPAARLDGIARMAHAVCYGGVSQALLTLGPVLDFAALRGELRAVLDAYLAAAGA